TGGTTTAGTGAAGTTTTTTCGTTTTTTTGCTGATACTTTTTTTCGTAAACGTTATGGTAATCGCGCCATTGTTTTAGAAACTGTTGCAGCAGTGCCAGGCATGGTAGGTGCAGGATTACTACATTTACGATGTTTGCGGAAAATAAAAAACGATGAAGGCTGGATAAAAAAATTGCTGGATGAAGCAGATAACGAGCGCATGCACTTAATGACCTTTGTTTGTATTGCAAAACCCAATTTATTTGAGCGCTTTATCATTTTCGTTGCACAAATGCTATTTGTCGTGATGTATTTTACTATGTATGTCATTTCTTCACGCACAGCGCACCGTTTTGTCGGATATTTAGAAGAAGAAGCCGTCGTTAGTTATAATCATTATCTTGAAGAAATTGATAGCGGTCGTATTGTGAATTGTCCAGCTCCTGATATTGCGAAACAGTATTGGAAATTAGCAGATAATGCTACTTTACGTGATGTTGTATTAGTCGTACGTCAAGATGAGATTGATCATCGTGATGTTAATCATTACCTTGCCGATTATTTAACTCGAGGCGAGAAAATTTTAAAAAAAGTGTGATTACTTGTAACAAAAAGGAAGGCTATGCAATTAAATCGAAGAACTGATTATGCCTTAAGAACACTTCTCTATTTAGCAATAGTGTCAGAGGAGCGTTTATCTACGTTAGATGAAATAGCCGCTGCCTTCCATATCGCACGAGATCATTTAATTAAAATCGTTAACAAATTAGCAAAATTAAAGTTTATCACCACACAACGCGGCAAAGGCGGCGGTATTAAAATTAATTTACCCACATTAGAAAACTCGATTTATGAAATCATTACACATTTTGAATCTACACTTAAGGTGATTGATTGTGAACATCCTATTTGCCCAATCAAAGGTATTTGTCGCCTAAATGTAATTTTAGATGAAGCGAGTTCCGATTTTAGCAAGGTATTGAAAAAATATAAACTCAAAGATATTTTGCCGCAATCTTCAAAAGAACAAAAAGAAACCCATCAAAAATTAAATATTTCAATTGTCATAGAGAATAAATGTAATGGCAAAAGGCATGACTGAGCAACTAATAATTGTTATAGCTCTTTTATGGTCAGGAATGATTGTTGGCATTTCGTTCTTAGAAAGTTGGATAAAATTCCAAACGCCTACACTGACTAAATCAGTAGGTTTAGATGTCGGACGAACTGTATTTAGCGCATTTCATAAAACACAATATGGCGTAATGATAATTCTCATCATTACGGGATTGATGGTTCATCTTTTATTATGGTATTGGCTTATTCTTGCCGCAATCGTGTTTATTCTCATATTACAAGGGTTATGGATATTCCCCTATTTAAGTAGACGCGTTGATATGATACTAGCAGGAAGTAAGCCTTCGAATTCACATATGCATTTTACATATGGGATTTTTGAAATTATAAAATTAGGGTTACTGCTTTGTTTTGCTTTTTTATAGTAAATAGAAATAAAAATTTTGGATAAGTAAGGGAACAATATGTTGATAAATTATGATGGCCTCTGTTGTTATAAAAGAATTGAACTAGACAGCCATGCGAAGATTAAGTTTTTTCTTGAAAAACACAGTACCAAAGAAGGAACTTGGGGATTGCTTCAGCTTCATTCTGGTGAAATTAATTTCATTTTTCTCGGTGGCAAAGAAAAAGAGTTATCTAGACATCGAATCGATACTAATAATTCTGAGTTGTGTATCCCACCTGCACTATGGCATAAAATCGAACCAGTAAGTGAAAATTTTACGGCAACGCTTGAGTTTTATTGTCAGCCACACCGTTATTTTAATAAGAAATATGGTTTAGGAAATGTTCATAGCGATTTGTATTACGTTTACAATACTTATCTCAAGGAAAAAAAAGATTTAAATATTCTTGATATTGGCTGTGGTCAGGGAAGAAACTTGTTGTTTCTTGCATCACTTGGCCATCAACTTGCCGGTATTGATATTAAAGAATCATCGATTCATAAAATAAGTGAAATAGCCCAAAAAGAAAATCTATTAAACATCAAAACCATCCTTCATGATTTACATCAGCCTTTATCCTTGCAAAAGGAAAATTATGATGTTGTTCTTTCTCTGGTGAGTTTGCAATTTTTAGAACCAAAGCGCATTCACGCTTTATTAACAGAATTACAGTTAACAACAGCAATTGAAGGATTGCATTTTCTGGTGTTTCCAATAAAGGCTGAACCTTACTCGCTACCTTCTTCATTTACTTACTTACCCAAAAGCGAAGAATTATATCATTTTTATCAAGATAGTGGTTGGTCAATTTTGGAATATAAAGAATCGGTAGGACAATTGCATAAATTGGATGATTCAGGCAAGCCTATTCAAGGTTTATTTGGTTTTTTGCTGGCACAAAAATCAAAGCAAAGTTTTGGAAGAGATTAATCCTTGTTTAGTAAGGGTTATGCTGGTTAATAACACGCTTAATGGAGGCGCTAAGATGGATAAAAAACAGCATGATGATTGGGATCCCAAGGAACCATCGGTCTTAAAAGATCAACGTCAGGCCTATGATGAAATGCGGGGAAAATGCCCAGTGGCACATAGCGAATTTATGGGTTGGTCTTTGTTTCGCCATCAGGATATTGTTTCGATTCTAGAGGACCCAAAGACATACAGCAATCAATCTCAATTCTTAGCTATCCCGAATGGAATGGATCCACCAGTGCATGGGCAATACCGCGAGGTGCTTTCTCCCAACTTTGCTAAAGATCAATTAGATAAGTTCGAGCCACTTGCTCGCAAAGTCGCCACCGATCTTCTCATTTCTGTTGATGCAGAAAAAGAGATAGAATTTGTAAGCACTTTCGTTACACCGTTTGCGATAAAAACATTGTGCCACTTTCTTGGTTGGCCAGAGCAGCAGTGGGAAGATCTCAATAATTGGGTGCGTGACAATCAAAAAGTTGCTTTTAACAGAGATTCCGCTACCGGAAAAGCGCTGGCCCAGATGTTTTCCAAGGTCGTTAAGGCCAATCTTGAAAAATATCGTGCCACATCATGTGATGAAAACTGTGTGACAAACAGATTGCTTGAAACTGAAATAGATGGCGTGCGATTAAGCGATGATCAAATCGTCAGCATCTTACGTAACTGGGTCGCTGGACATGGCACGGTTGCCGCTGGATTAAGTATCCTAGCTTACCATCTTGCTCAAAATCGCAAACTTCAAGATCAATTGCGAGAAAAACCATCTCTCATTCCCATGGCTATTGAGGAAATTCTACGTGTAGACGGTCCTCTGGTTGCCAATCGGCGTGTGACAACACGGGAAGTCAATATTCACGGACGAACAATTCCGAAAGGAGAGAATCTATCGTTAATGTGGATAGCTGCTAACCGAGATCCAGATGTTTTTAATGACCCAAATAGTATTGAGATTGAACGAAACACAAAAGAGAGGCTAGTTTGGGGACAAGGCATTCATTTTTGCTTAGGAGCACCTCTAGCTAGATTAGAAATGCGCATAGCACTCGAGGAGCTGCTTTTAGGATCCAGGCGCTTTGAGCTAATCGAGAATATTCACCAGCGTGCAGTCTATCCTAGTAATGGATTTGTTAAGCTTTTTCTACATCTGCATAAAGCAGTATAAAAGAATGGACCATCGTTAGCAGGAAATATTTAAAACTGTATTTTGAAATAAATACCAGCAATAATTGAGAGATTAATATTATGGATATTATTAAGTTAATAAAAAGCAGATATGCGGTCCGTCATTTTTCATCAAAAGAACTCGATGAAACAATCATAGAAAAAATACTCACAGCAGGTCAATTTGCCCCAAGCCCATTAAATTCACAGCCGTGGCATTTCACTTTAATTCGAAGCAAAGCAAGTCTTGAAAACTTAGCCTCTGCCGCAAAACATGCTAGCTTCTTAGCCGATGCGCCACTTTTGATTATCGTATCAGTCAACGATAAAATCGACATTGACGATTGGTTAGTAAAACATCGACAACATGCTTATAGCGGTGCTACTGCGATGCAAAGTATGTGGCTTGCCGCTTGGGGTTTAGGGATCGGTTGTTGCTGGGTAACACTCGATGAATCTACCACAAAACACATCATCTCTTTACCAGATGATCATCTACTAATAGGTGGCCTAGCTTTAGGATATATAGAAGAAAAGCACACGAAAAAAAATGAGGATAAAGACA
This genomic window from Legionellales bacterium contains:
- a CDS encoding DUF3330 domain-containing protein, with the translated sequence MDIIKLIKSRYAVRHFSSKELDETIIEKILTAGQFAPSPLNSQPWHFTLIRSKASLENLASAAKHASFLADAPLLIIVSVNDKIDIDDWLVKHRQHAYSGATAMQSMWLAAWGLGIGCCWVTLDESTTKHIISLPDDHLLIGGLALGYIEEKHTKKNEDKDRKALSLITSFEIYGANEVCDTESCHSCLKRLPRSTAYSPEGEDYVRYYCGLDCYSQWRQTTEKWLNNSSNNE
- a CDS encoding Rrf2 family transcriptional regulator → MQLNRRTDYALRTLLYLAIVSEERLSTLDEIAAAFHIARDHLIKIVNKLAKLKFITTQRGKGGGIKINLPTLENSIYEIITHFESTLKVIDCEHPICPIKGICRLNVILDEASSDFSKVLKKYKLKDILPQSSKEQKETHQKLNISIVIENKCNGKRHD
- a CDS encoding alternative oxidase — encoded protein: MDLVTHKPAIKLNDKIAYGLVKFFRFFADTFFRKRYGNRAIVLETVAAVPGMVGAGLLHLRCLRKIKNDEGWIKKLLDEADNERMHLMTFVCIAKPNLFERFIIFVAQMLFVVMYFTMYVISSRTAHRFVGYLEEEAVVSYNHYLEEIDSGRIVNCPAPDIAKQYWKLADNATLRDVVLVVRQDEIDHRDVNHYLADYLTRGEKILKKV
- a CDS encoding cytochrome P450; this translates as MDKKQHDDWDPKEPSVLKDQRQAYDEMRGKCPVAHSEFMGWSLFRHQDIVSILEDPKTYSNQSQFLAIPNGMDPPVHGQYREVLSPNFAKDQLDKFEPLARKVATDLLISVDAEKEIEFVSTFVTPFAIKTLCHFLGWPEQQWEDLNNWVRDNQKVAFNRDSATGKALAQMFSKVVKANLEKYRATSCDENCVTNRLLETEIDGVRLSDDQIVSILRNWVAGHGTVAAGLSILAYHLAQNRKLQDQLREKPSLIPMAIEEILRVDGPLVANRRVTTREVNIHGRTIPKGENLSLMWIAANRDPDVFNDPNSIEIERNTKERLVWGQGIHFCLGAPLARLEMRIALEELLLGSRRFELIENIHQRAVYPSNGFVKLFLHLHKAV
- the tehB gene encoding SAM-dependent methyltransferase TehB, translating into MLINYDGLCCYKRIELDSHAKIKFFLEKHSTKEGTWGLLQLHSGEINFIFLGGKEKELSRHRIDTNNSELCIPPALWHKIEPVSENFTATLEFYCQPHRYFNKKYGLGNVHSDLYYVYNTYLKEKKDLNILDIGCGQGRNLLFLASLGHQLAGIDIKESSIHKISEIAQKENLLNIKTILHDLHQPLSLQKENYDVVLSLVSLQFLEPKRIHALLTELQLTTAIEGLHFLVFPIKAEPYSLPSSFTYLPKSEELYHFYQDSGWSILEYKESVGQLHKLDDSGKPIQGLFGFLLAQKSKQSFGRD